A single window of Tautonia marina DNA harbors:
- a CDS encoding 3'-5' exoribonuclease YhaM family protein yields the protein MTRRYVKELTNGESVDEIFLVAEKQLRSNRQGQLYLQLDLRDRSGTISARLWNASEEQARSFETGDYVKAKGKVQLFQGSVQLILWQLEPTPSESLDLEEFLPQASRGVAEMTARLRQLLMGVSDPHLRALAECFLIDDQFLHRFTSAPAGVRVHHAYQGGLLEHVLTMMEVADRIADLYPALNRDLLILGIFLHDVGKILELDYGRAFGYTDQGQLIGHLVLGIGLLDEKVRQTVDLTGERFPDELLMRLKHMIVSHHGPPEFGSPKPPMTPEAIALHYLDNFDAKVFAYCRQIRDDPAAGSTWTSFDPSVGHRLFKGSPPPETDPTDEDAF from the coding sequence ATGACGCGCCGCTACGTCAAAGAGCTCACCAACGGTGAGTCGGTCGATGAAATCTTCCTCGTCGCCGAGAAACAGCTTCGATCGAATCGTCAGGGACAACTCTACCTGCAACTCGACCTGCGAGACCGATCGGGAACGATTAGTGCCCGGCTCTGGAACGCGTCCGAGGAACAGGCTCGGAGTTTCGAAACGGGCGACTATGTGAAAGCCAAGGGAAAGGTCCAGCTCTTTCAAGGGTCGGTCCAGCTCATCCTCTGGCAACTGGAACCGACCCCGTCTGAGTCACTCGACCTGGAGGAGTTTCTGCCCCAGGCCTCCCGAGGAGTGGCTGAGATGACGGCAAGGCTTCGTCAGCTCCTCATGGGCGTGTCCGATCCTCACCTTCGGGCCCTGGCGGAGTGCTTCCTGATCGACGATCAGTTCCTGCATCGCTTCACCAGTGCTCCGGCCGGGGTCAGGGTCCACCATGCGTACCAAGGCGGGCTCCTGGAGCATGTCTTGACGATGATGGAAGTGGCCGATCGGATTGCGGACCTGTACCCGGCATTAAATCGAGATTTATTGATTTTGGGGATCTTCTTGCACGATGTGGGGAAGATTCTCGAACTCGACTATGGGCGGGCGTTTGGCTACACGGATCAAGGTCAACTGATTGGACATCTGGTCCTGGGGATCGGATTGCTTGATGAGAAAGTTCGCCAAACGGTCGACCTGACCGGCGAGCGCTTTCCCGACGAACTCCTGATGCGGCTGAAACATATGATCGTCAGCCATCACGGGCCGCCGGAGTTCGGCAGTCCGAAACCGCCGATGACTCCTGAAGCGATTGCCTTGCACTACCTCGACAATTTTGACGCCAAGGTCTTTGCGTACTGCCGACAGATTCGGGATGACCCGGCGGCGGGATCGACCTGGACCTCGTTCGATCCGAGCGTTGGGCATCGCTTGTTCAAGGGATCGCCTCCCCCAGAAACTGACCCGACCGACGAGGACGCGTTCTGA
- a CDS encoding FHA domain-containing protein: MHDEKLLGLMKPLGGGDPIPLKKKELTIGRRPSSDIRLDFENISGRHCVLSFINGTWHVRDLGSTNGTKINGQKLNRVQGIMPDDELAIANHLFHIDYEPTAPLMDSQQFLEEEEAMREAETRKPTSLMELAGFSESKRPRPKQEPSRPKSESFAPSAPEGFPEPAPLDEVAEAPQSNAAPLEDDDFFKLIEEEVRPDRR; this comes from the coding sequence ATGCATGACGAGAAACTTCTAGGTCTGATGAAGCCCCTCGGCGGTGGCGACCCGATTCCGTTGAAGAAGAAAGAGTTGACGATTGGTCGTCGACCTTCGAGCGATATTCGACTCGATTTTGAGAACATCTCGGGTCGTCATTGTGTTCTCTCGTTCATCAATGGAACCTGGCACGTTCGCGATCTCGGAAGCACCAACGGCACGAAGATTAATGGACAGAAGCTCAATCGCGTTCAGGGGATCATGCCCGACGACGAACTGGCGATTGCGAATCACCTGTTCCACATCGACTATGAGCCGACCGCGCCACTCATGGACAGTCAGCAGTTTCTCGAAGAGGAAGAGGCGATGCGGGAGGCAGAGACCCGCAAGCCAACGTCCTTGATGGAACTGGCTGGGTTCTCCGAATCGAAACGACCGAGGCCCAAGCAGGAGCCTTCTCGGCCGAAGTCTGAGTCGTTCGCGCCTTCGGCTCCGGAGGGCTTCCCCGAGCCCGCTCCCCTGGACGAGGTGGCCGAGGCGCCGCAGTCGAACGCCGCTCCGCTCGAAGATGATGATTTCTTCAAGTTGATCGAGGAAGAAGTACGCCCCGATCGGCGCTGA
- a CDS encoding class I SAM-dependent methyltransferase, with product MLPRVLEPEVMDTPEEAHDYNAMNHAEVNARFVADLLTVHGRPASGDWLDVGTGTALIPITLCQQTSDCRILGTDLAEQMLLLGQQNVNDAGLGQRIRLDRVDAKAMPYPDQSFEVVLSNSIIHHIPNPLAVMSEMVRLVAPGGTLFVRDLARPNSRDELDHLVQVYAGQEPERARAMFRDSLHASLALDEVREMVASLGLPRDGVQMSSDRHWTWTWRRPIR from the coding sequence GTGCTTCCGCGAGTGCTTGAACCCGAAGTGATGGACACCCCCGAGGAAGCTCACGACTACAACGCCATGAATCACGCCGAGGTCAATGCCCGCTTCGTGGCCGACCTCCTGACCGTTCATGGCCGCCCCGCTTCGGGAGACTGGCTCGACGTGGGGACCGGAACAGCGCTCATCCCCATCACGCTGTGTCAACAGACGAGCGATTGCCGGATTCTCGGCACCGACCTCGCAGAACAGATGCTCTTGCTCGGGCAGCAGAATGTCAACGACGCGGGACTGGGTCAACGCATCCGACTCGACCGGGTCGATGCCAAGGCCATGCCCTACCCCGACCAGTCCTTCGAGGTGGTCCTCAGTAACTCGATTATCCACCATATCCCGAACCCTTTGGCCGTCATGAGCGAGATGGTCCGACTCGTCGCCCCTGGGGGCACGCTCTTCGTCCGAGATCTCGCTCGACCGAACAGCCGGGACGAGCTTGACCACCTGGTCCAGGTCTACGCCGGCCAGGAACCCGAACGGGCTCGGGCCATGTTTCGAGACTCCCTCCACGCCTCGCTGGCACTCGACGAAGTCCGAGAGATGGTCGCCTCACTGGGCTTGCCCCGCGACGGAGTTCAAATGTCCTCCGATCGCCACTGGACCTGGACCTGGCGGCGGCCGATCCGATAA
- a CDS encoding alpha/beta hydrolase gives MASIPVPVFPTPDDLTLPCPGGSNLKAWHWRSPQPRAILLISHGLGEHAGLYRALAEYLVATLDIDVLGVDFQGHGRSPGRRGHLARYEQLIDNLESAILWAKRVRPGLPRFLLGHSNGGVVAAQTVLRLPLAVDGLILSNPAIQLKYQPPWHKLAVGHTLRLLAPWITINGALPIEDLSRDPLQQLQLASDRLIHTRVGAPLFFGMLNAGQNTLERASEFQLPLLLILGPDDPIIDPDTGRAFYDRYGGSEKTLLAPPGFRHDPLFEKDRGLIYQGLASWILTRCLAPRPFNDTPDLADSSTRS, from the coding sequence ATGGCTTCGATCCCCGTGCCTGTCTTCCCGACCCCCGACGACCTGACCCTCCCCTGCCCTGGGGGCTCGAACCTCAAAGCCTGGCACTGGCGCAGCCCACAACCCCGAGCCATCCTGCTGATCTCCCACGGCCTGGGTGAACATGCCGGTCTCTACCGAGCATTGGCCGAGTATCTTGTGGCCACGCTGGACATCGATGTCCTCGGCGTCGACTTTCAAGGGCATGGCCGAAGCCCCGGCCGTCGTGGACATCTCGCTCGATATGAGCAGCTGATCGACAACCTGGAGTCAGCGATCCTCTGGGCGAAACGCGTGCGCCCCGGCCTTCCTCGATTTCTCCTCGGTCACTCCAACGGGGGCGTGGTCGCCGCCCAGACCGTCCTGCGTCTCCCTCTCGCGGTCGATGGGCTCATCCTCTCCAACCCCGCGATTCAATTGAAATATCAGCCCCCCTGGCACAAGCTCGCCGTTGGCCACACCCTGCGACTGCTCGCCCCCTGGATCACGATCAACGGTGCGTTACCTATCGAGGACCTCTCCCGAGACCCCCTTCAGCAACTTCAACTCGCTTCCGATCGTCTCATCCATACCCGAGTCGGCGCCCCGCTGTTCTTCGGTATGCTCAACGCCGGTCAGAATACGCTGGAACGGGCCTCGGAGTTCCAACTACCGTTGCTCCTCATCCTCGGCCCCGACGATCCGATCATCGATCCCGACACCGGACGTGCGTTCTACGACCGCTATGGCGGATCCGAAAAGACGTTGCTTGCCCCTCCGGGATTTCGCCACGATCCGCTGTTCGAGAAAGATCGGGGGCTGATCTACCAGGGGCTCGCCAGTTGGATCTTGACACGATGTTTAGCCCCCCGACCGTTCAACGACACGCCCGACCTCGCCGACTCATCGACTCGATCCTGA